The Chloroflexota bacterium genome includes a window with the following:
- a CDS encoding alpha/beta hydrolase, with amino-acid sequence MPTAKVGDINIYYESQGDGEPILLIQGYGQYSGHWETLIPPLSKEYRVISFDNRGTGRSDKPDIPYTMKMMADDAKGLLDAIGVDSAHVFGVSMGGMISQEFALNHPDKLISLILGCTQCGGEKTILPSEEALAFLFSPEMAKLPVEERARQTAPWLWTQEFIDKYPEAVEFYVAITSKYPTPTHGYACQAQAIIGHDTYERLPQIEAPTLVIAGDADRLIPVENSRVLASRIPNAELVILENAGHGFFGDAADESTKAILDFLRRHPKGKKKA; translated from the coding sequence ATGCCTACGGCAAAGGTTGGCGATATAAATATCTACTATGAGAGCCAGGGCGATGGTGAACCAATATTGCTAATACAGGGCTATGGGCAGTACTCTGGACACTGGGAAACCCTGATTCCTCCCCTTTCTAAGGAGTATCGCGTGATTTCTTTTGACAACCGGGGTACCGGGCGGAGCGACAAGCCAGACATACCTTACACCATGAAGATGATGGCCGATGATGCCAAGGGATTGCTCGATGCCATCGGTGTTGACTCGGCACATGTTTTCGGCGTTTCTATGGGCGGCATGATCTCTCAGGAGTTTGCACTTAATCATCCTGACAAGTTGATAAGTCTCATACTGGGTTGCACCCAGTGTGGGGGAGAAAAAACGATATTGCCCTCCGAGGAGGCGCTGGCATTTCTTTTCAGCCCGGAGATGGCAAAATTGCCCGTGGAGGAGCGAGCCAGGCAGACGGCGCCCTGGCTGTGGACTCAGGAATTCATCGATAAATATCCTGAGGCTGTTGAATTTTATGTAGCCATCACCTCGAAATATCCCACGCCGACTCATGGCTATGCATGCCAGGCACAGGCAATAATTGGTCATGATACCTATGAGCGGCTGCCCCAAATAGAGGCTCCAACTTTGGTTATAGCCGGCGATGCTGACAGGCTGATTCCAGTCGAGAACTCGAGGGTTCTAGCTTCCAGAATACCAAATGCTGAGCTGGTTATACTGGAAAATGCAGGTCATGGTTTCTTCGGTGACGCCGCGGACGAATCCACAAAGGCAATACTCGATTTTCTGAGGCGGCACCCGAAGGGCAAGAAAAAAGCCTAG
- a CDS encoding isoprenylcysteine carboxylmethyltransferase family protein, whose translation MSIWDRYADYVYRVATGGIKRRMRIMPIALVIFFGIVVLFIFAALWLDKWLACLHFSPSLWSLVLGWLITVPGFLIMFWPVIAFFSTRGTPVPFNPPPKLITSGLYAHIRNPILLGLFIFMLGLGVLLGSLSLIFIFTPLFIVINVLYIKAIEEKEMEKKFGREYLEYKKRVPMFIPWLKKRE comes from the coding sequence ATGAGCATCTGGGATAGATATGCCGATTATGTCTACAGGGTAGCCACCGGAGGCATTAAGCGTAGAATGCGTATAATGCCGATAGCTCTGGTTATCTTCTTCGGCATCGTAGTCCTCTTCATCTTCGCCGCATTATGGCTGGACAAATGGCTTGCCTGTCTCCATTTCAGCCCGTCGTTGTGGAGCCTGGTGCTGGGCTGGCTTATTACGGTTCCTGGCTTCCTCATCATGTTCTGGCCGGTCATAGCCTTCTTTAGCACCAGAGGTACACCCGTACCCTTCAACCCGCCGCCGAAGCTGATTACCAGTGGACTCTACGCCCATATCAGAAACCCTATATTGCTTGGCCTGTTTATCTTCATGCTCGGGCTGGGGGTACTGCTCGGCTCATTGTCACTCATCTTCATCTTCACCCCGCTGTTCATAGTGATCAACGTCCTCTACATTAAAGCTATTGAAGAAAAGGAGATGGAGAAAAAGTTCGGCAGGGAATACCTGGAATACAAGAAAAGGGTGCCCATGTTCATCCCCTGGCTTAAGAAAAGGGAATGA